In the genome of Fulvivirga maritima, one region contains:
- a CDS encoding radical SAM protein: protein MPVRKYTYYDFTLSLCPECLKRVDAKIVFEDGNVYMLKRCAEHGNSKVLIADDIEYYKNIRNYNKPSEMPHRFNTKTDYGCPYDCGLCPDHEQHSCLTVVEITDRCNLSCPTCYAGSSPTYGRHRTLEEVKAMLDAIVKNEKEPDVVQISGGEPTIHPEFFEILDYAKTLPIRHLMVNTNGVQIAKDFEFAKRLATYMPDFELYLQFDSFKNEALQTLSGADLWKIREQALENLNELNLSTTLVVTLQKGLNDEEMGKTIDFALKQKCVRGVTFQPTQIAGRLENFNSETDRITLTEVRRKILEQTSVFNGDDLIPVPCNPDALVMGYALKLGDEVFPLTRYINPADLLDNSRNTIVYEQDEHLQGKMIELFSTGNSVDGATEKLHSILCCLPQIDAPTLSYNNLFRVIIMQFVDAHNFDVRAIKKSCVHIVDKDNKIIPFETMNLFYRDDKKEYLKQLQNQEI from the coding sequence ATGCCTGTCAGAAAATATACATATTACGATTTTACGCTTAGCCTGTGTCCGGAATGCCTGAAGCGGGTAGATGCCAAAATAGTTTTTGAAGACGGCAATGTATATATGCTCAAAAGGTGTGCTGAGCATGGTAATTCTAAAGTGCTTATTGCTGATGATATAGAGTATTATAAAAATATCAGGAATTACAATAAGCCATCAGAAATGCCTCATCGGTTTAATACCAAAACGGATTATGGCTGTCCTTATGACTGTGGTTTGTGTCCTGATCATGAACAGCATTCTTGCCTTACCGTGGTAGAAATCACTGATAGGTGCAACCTTAGTTGTCCTACATGTTATGCAGGTTCTTCGCCCACTTATGGTAGGCACCGTACGCTAGAGGAAGTGAAAGCTATGTTAGATGCCATAGTGAAAAATGAAAAAGAGCCAGATGTAGTTCAAATAAGTGGTGGAGAGCCTACTATTCACCCTGAGTTTTTTGAGATTCTGGATTATGCCAAAACATTGCCCATAAGGCACCTGATGGTGAATACTAACGGCGTACAAATAGCCAAAGATTTTGAGTTTGCGAAAAGATTGGCAACTTATATGCCTGACTTTGAGCTCTACTTACAATTTGACTCTTTCAAAAATGAAGCCCTACAAACTCTGAGTGGCGCTGATTTATGGAAGATTAGAGAACAGGCACTGGAAAATCTGAATGAATTAAACTTATCCACTACCCTAGTAGTAACCTTACAAAAAGGCCTCAACGATGAAGAAATGGGTAAAACCATTGACTTCGCTTTGAAGCAGAAATGTGTAAGAGGCGTAACATTTCAACCCACACAAATCGCTGGCAGGCTAGAAAATTTCAATTCAGAAACAGACAGGATAACACTTACTGAAGTTCGACGGAAAATTTTAGAACAGACTTCCGTGTTTAATGGAGATGATCTTATTCCTGTGCCATGCAATCCTGATGCTTTGGTCATGGGCTATGCTCTCAAACTGGGTGATGAAGTATTTCCATTAACCAGATACATTAACCCCGCAGATTTACTAGATAATAGCCGAAATACTATTGTGTACGAACAAGATGAGCACCTGCAAGGCAAAATGATAGAACTTTTTAGCACTGGCAACTCCGTAGATGGCGCTACAGAAAAGCTTCATTCTATTCTCTGCTGCCTGCCACAGATAGATGCTCCAACCCTGAGTTACAACAATCTGTTTAGAGTTATCATAATGCAGTTTGTAGATGCACACAATTTTGATGTAAGAGCGATTAAAAAGTCATGTGTTCATATTGTGGATAAAGACAATAAAATCATACCTTTTGAAACCATGAACCTCTTCTACCGAGATGATAAAAAAGAATATTTAAAACAACTTCAAAATCAGGAAATATGA
- a CDS encoding prolipoprotein diacylglyceryl transferase family protein — protein sequence MNVHLLTEYLAFFIAFRYYLYLRKRSQDTISSNNRLSIILGATIGALVGSRLIGFLENPLFDLSWKDIITLWNLKTIMGGLFGGLLGVELAKKIIGEKQRSGDLFTLPIILGIFIGRIGCFLSGTDEFTYGLETSFFTGMDLGDGIMRHPIALYELVFLIILFIIIKHIQDRQIYRSGMVFKIFMISYFGFRFMIEFMKPNLFFVLGLSSIQWLCIVCWAYYLPFRRWERQIFTKEPNINI from the coding sequence ATTAATGTACATCTCCTCACAGAATATCTGGCCTTTTTCATTGCCTTCAGGTACTACCTTTACTTGAGAAAACGATCTCAGGATACGATTTCATCCAACAACAGGCTCAGTATAATTTTAGGTGCAACTATAGGTGCACTGGTAGGGTCCCGGCTCATTGGATTTTTAGAAAATCCCCTTTTTGACCTTTCTTGGAAAGATATTATCACCTTGTGGAATTTAAAGACAATTATGGGCGGCCTATTCGGTGGCCTCTTAGGTGTAGAGCTGGCGAAAAAGATTATCGGTGAAAAGCAGCGCTCCGGTGATCTGTTCACTTTGCCTATTATCTTAGGTATTTTCATAGGAAGGATCGGTTGTTTCCTATCCGGAACAGACGAATTTACCTATGGATTAGAAACCTCATTTTTCACCGGCATGGATTTAGGAGATGGCATAATGAGGCACCCTATCGCCCTTTATGAATTAGTTTTTCTTATCATCCTTTTTATCATTATCAAACATATTCAAGACAGGCAAATCTACAGAAGCGGTATGGTTTTTAAAATTTTCATGATCAGCTACTTCGGCTTCAGATTCATGATTGAGTTTATGAAACCAAATCTCTTCTTTGTGCTCGGCCTGAGTAGTATTCAATGGTTATGCATTGTTTGCTGGGCCTATTACTTACCTTTTAGAAGGTGGGAGCGTCAGATATTTACTAAAGAGCCAAATATCAATATTTAA
- the tnpA gene encoding IS200/IS605 family transposase translates to MENYRKGSHTLFDLKYHIVWVTKYRKQVLVGAVAERSRELIREICKSNEVEIVKGHVSQDHIHLFVSVPPKLSISKLMQYIKGKTSHKLLFEFKHLQRQFWGKHIWARGYFAVTSGNVTDEIIMQYIENQDIEDKDDNFKIS, encoded by the coding sequence ATGGAAAACTACAGAAAAGGGTCTCACACCTTGTTTGATTTGAAATATCATATAGTTTGGGTAACGAAATATCGCAAGCAAGTTTTGGTAGGAGCAGTGGCAGAGCGAAGTAGAGAGTTGATACGAGAGATTTGTAAATCGAATGAAGTAGAAATAGTAAAAGGTCATGTGTCACAGGACCATATACATTTGTTTGTATCCGTACCTCCCAAACTGTCAATAAGTAAGCTCATGCAATATATAAAAGGGAAAACCTCACATAAGTTACTATTTGAGTTTAAGCATTTACAGCGACAGTTTTGGGGTAAGCACATTTGGGCGCGAGGCTATTTTGCAGTAACAAGTGGGAATGTGACAGATGAAATAATAATGCAGTATATAGAGAATCAGGATATTGAAGATAAAGACGATAATTTTAAAATTAGCTAG